A section of the Dromaius novaehollandiae isolate bDroNov1 chromosome 6, bDroNov1.hap1, whole genome shotgun sequence genome encodes:
- the PPP1R3C gene encoding protein phosphatase 1 regulatory subunit 3C, translating into MHCGRMIQILDPRPLPSPIMPVDVAMRICLAHSPPLKSFLSPLEDCQRNNFVNRFKPLRPCLNVKRDSEAQKSDWNRPSARTKKRVVFADSKGLSLTAIHTFSEFQEHPVWDLQFDLLGLENITSGLKLHEEKNLILGFPRPSADYLDFRNRLQKNFVCLENCTLQEKILSGTVKVKNVSFEKKVQVRITFDTWKTYTDVECIYMNNVYGDSDNDTFSFTIDLPPAISSQEKIEFCISYQSGEHIFWDNNEGQNYKILHAEWKPDGVQIPSAREDCIDLQAPSKVQESEPDQLGSPRMSSGLFPQWQSLGGIENSSPHW; encoded by the exons atGCACTGCGGCAG AATGATACAGATCTTGGATCCGAGACCCCTGCCAAGCCCCATCATGCCTGTGGACGTGGCCATGAGAATTTGCTTAGCCCATTCACCGCCGCTGAAGAGCTTCCTCAGCCCCCTTGAGGACTGTCAAAGGAACAACTTTGTTAACAGGTTCAAACCTCTCCGCCCATGCCTCAATGTGAAACGTGACTCTGAGGCACAAAAGAGCGACTGGAACCGCCCGTCAGCCCGAACCAAGAAGCGAGTTGTGTTCGCGGACTCGAAGGGGCTGTCCCTGACAGCCATACACACCTTCTCCGAGTTTCAGGAACACCCCGTGTGGGACCTGCAGTTTGACTTGCTAGGCCTTGAGAACATCACGTCTGGCTTAAAGCTGCATGAGGAGAAAAACTTGATTCTGGGTTTCCCTCGGCCCTCAGCCGACTACCTGGACTTCCGGAACCGCCTGCAGAAGAACTTTGTCTGCCTGGAGAACTGCACCCTCCAAGAGAAGATACTGTCGGGGACCGTCAAAGTGAAAAACGTAAGCTTTGAGAAAAAGGTTCAGGTTCGAATTACCTTTGATACCTGGAAGACTTACACGGACGTTGAGTGCATATACATGAACAATGTTTATGGCGATTCTGACAACGACACCTTCTCGTTTACCATTGACCTGCCTCCTGCCATTTCTTCTCAAGAGAAGATTGAGTTTTGCATTTCTTACCAAAGTGGAGAACACATCTTCTGGGACAATAATGAGGGTCAGAATTACAAGATTCTCCATGCAGAGTGGAAACCTGATGGTGTTCAAATACCATCTGCCAGGGAAGACTGTATAGATCTTCAGGCTCCAAGCAAAGTGCAAGAGAGCGAGCCTGATCAATTAGGCAGTCCGAGGATGTCCAGTGGTCTCTTCCCCCAGTGGCAGAGCTTGGGAGGGATTGAAAATTCATCACCACATTGGTGA